A stretch of the Mesorhizobium huakuii genome encodes the following:
- a CDS encoding 5-guanidino-2-oxopentanoate decarboxylase produces the protein MTTLGEALITLLEAHGVDTVFGIPGVHTVELYRGLARSKIRHVTPRHEQGAGFMADGYARASGRPGVAFVITGPGLTNTITAMGQARADSVPMLVISGVNAMPTLGKGLGFLHELPDQRGMMEKVALLSLRVTQANELPGALAQAFALFSSSRPGPVHIEIPTDVMVIPADDIAALLSNSAPPAPNGAAIASAAKLIATARHPLILAGGGAKRAEAALRRLAEALGAPVVETTNARGLLHRHPLCVPASPSLKAVRALMAEADLVIAAGTEFGPTDYDGYGDGGFVLPSNLIRIDIGADQLARRPVTVGIQADCAEAIEALLAAIGPAHAAAPDGEARAAAARKAAFAELSPAYVAQVHAVETIRDALPGAIIVGDSTQPIYAANLYYDHDRPAGWFNAATGFGALGYGPPAAIGAALAMPDVPVVCLTGDGGFQFTLPELGVALDSDAPVIFVVWNNRGYREIETSMLDVGVEPVGVSPAPPDFCKLAEAYGISAERLAEIGALPQALKRARATGLPCVIEITVD, from the coding sequence ATGACAACACTCGGCGAAGCCCTCATCACGCTGCTCGAAGCGCATGGCGTCGACACCGTCTTCGGCATTCCAGGCGTCCACACGGTCGAGCTCTACCGAGGCCTGGCGCGCTCGAAAATCCGCCATGTCACGCCGCGCCACGAACAGGGCGCCGGCTTCATGGCCGACGGTTATGCCCGTGCCAGCGGCAGACCGGGCGTCGCCTTCGTCATCACCGGACCGGGGCTGACCAATACCATCACCGCCATGGGTCAGGCGCGCGCCGATTCGGTGCCGATGCTGGTCATATCCGGCGTCAACGCCATGCCGACGCTGGGCAAGGGGCTGGGCTTCCTGCACGAGCTGCCGGACCAGCGGGGCATGATGGAGAAGGTGGCGCTGCTGTCGCTACGCGTCACCCAGGCCAACGAATTGCCGGGCGCGCTGGCGCAGGCCTTCGCGCTGTTTTCATCCTCGCGGCCCGGCCCGGTGCACATCGAGATCCCGACCGATGTCATGGTCATACCGGCTGACGATATCGCGGCGCTGCTGAGCAATTCGGCCCCGCCGGCGCCGAACGGTGCGGCAATAGCAAGTGCAGCCAAACTCATCGCCACTGCCCGCCATCCGCTGATCCTGGCCGGCGGCGGCGCCAAGCGGGCCGAGGCGGCGCTGCGGCGGCTGGCCGAGGCCCTCGGCGCGCCGGTCGTCGAGACCACCAATGCGCGCGGTCTGCTACACCGCCACCCGCTCTGCGTACCGGCAAGCCCAAGCCTGAAGGCGGTTCGTGCCCTGATGGCCGAGGCCGATCTGGTGATTGCCGCCGGTACCGAATTCGGCCCGACCGACTATGACGGCTATGGCGACGGTGGCTTTGTGCTGCCTTCCAACCTGATTCGCATCGACATCGGCGCCGATCAGCTCGCGCGCCGCCCGGTGACGGTTGGCATCCAGGCCGACTGCGCCGAGGCAATCGAAGCCTTGCTGGCGGCGATCGGCCCCGCCCATGCCGCCGCGCCGGACGGTGAGGCACGTGCCGCCGCGGCACGGAAGGCGGCATTCGCCGAGCTCAGCCCGGCCTATGTGGCGCAGGTGCATGCCGTGGAAACGATCCGCGATGCTTTGCCGGGCGCCATCATCGTCGGCGACTCGACACAGCCGATCTACGCCGCGAACCTCTACTATGACCACGATCGACCGGCCGGCTGGTTCAACGCCGCCACCGGCTTCGGCGCGCTTGGTTACGGCCCGCCGGCGGCAATCGGCGCCGCCCTTGCCATGCCCGACGTGCCGGTCGTCTGCCTGACCGGCGACGGCGGCTTCCAGTTCACATTGCCGGAACTGGGTGTCGCACTTGATTCCGACGCGCCGGTCATCTTCGTGGTCTGGAACAACAGGGGCTATCGCGAGATCGAAACCTCGATGCTCGATGTCGGCGTCGAACCTGTCGGGGTCTCGCCGGCGCCGCCGGATTTCTGCAAGCTGGCCGAAGCCTATGGCATATCAGCCGAACGGCTGGCCGAGATCGGCGCCTTGCCACAGGCGCTGAAGCGCGCCCGGGCAACGGGATTGCCCTGCGTCATCGAAATCACGGTCGATTGA
- a CDS encoding transporter substrate-binding domain-containing protein, which translates to MKTVLKTFAAALLLGVAAMGVAKADPVKIGVAAEPYPPFTSPDASGKWVGWEIEFIDAVCAEEKLDCVITPVAWDGIIPALTTKKIDLIVSSMSITDERKKTIDFSDKYYNTPTAIIGPKDQKFGASPDDLKGKVLGVQVSTVHAVYAKKHFGATASEIKEYQTQDEANQDLAAGRLDAVQADSIALGEFLKSDQGKACCDLKGMVAPDLEVLGPGVGAGVRKEDTDLKGKINAGIKAIRANGKYDAISKKYFDFDIYGADAQSN; encoded by the coding sequence ATGAAGACTGTGCTGAAGACATTCGCCGCGGCGCTGCTGCTCGGCGTCGCCGCCATGGGCGTGGCCAAGGCCGATCCGGTCAAGATCGGCGTCGCCGCCGAGCCGTATCCGCCCTTCACCTCGCCGGACGCTTCGGGCAAATGGGTCGGCTGGGAGATCGAGTTCATCGACGCCGTGTGCGCCGAGGAGAAACTCGACTGCGTCATCACGCCCGTTGCCTGGGATGGCATCATCCCGGCGCTGACCACCAAGAAGATCGACCTCATCGTCTCGTCGATGTCGATCACCGACGAACGCAAGAAGACGATCGACTTCTCAGACAAGTACTACAACACGCCGACGGCGATCATCGGACCGAAGGATCAGAAGTTCGGCGCCTCGCCTGACGACCTCAAGGGCAAGGTGCTCGGCGTCCAGGTGTCGACCGTGCACGCCGTCTACGCCAAGAAGCACTTCGGCGCCACGGCGTCCGAGATCAAGGAATACCAGACGCAGGACGAGGCCAACCAGGATCTCGCCGCCGGCCGCCTCGACGCGGTGCAGGCCGATTCCATCGCGCTCGGCGAATTCCTCAAGTCCGACCAGGGCAAAGCCTGCTGCGACCTGAAGGGCATGGTGGCTCCGGATCTCGAGGTGCTCGGACCGGGCGTCGGCGCCGGCGTGCGCAAGGAAGACACCGACCTGAAGGGAAAGATCAACGCCGGCATCAAGGCGATCCGCGCCAACGGCAAATATGACGCGATCTCGAAGAAGTACTTCGATTTCGACATCTACGGTGCCGACGCGCAGTCGAACTGA
- the rpsA gene encoding 30S ribosomal protein S1, whose translation MSAANPTRDDFASLLEESFTAGHSGEGQVVKGIITAIEKDMAIIDVGLKVEGRVPLKEFGVKGKDTTLKVGDTVEVYVERIENALGEAMLSREKARREESWVRLEEKFTKGERVEGVIFNQVKGGFTVDLDGAVAFLPRSQVDIRPIRDVSPLMHNPQPFEILKMDRRRGNIVVSRRTVLEESRAEQRSEIVQNLEEGQVVEGVVKNITDYGAFVDLGGIDGLLHVTDMAWRRVNHPTEILNIGQTVKVQIIRINQETHRISLGMKQLESDPWSEIGTKFPIGKKIKGTVTNITDYGAFVELEPGIEGLIHVSEMSWTKKNVHPGKILSTTQEVDVVVLEVDPAKRRISLGLKQTLENPWEAFARSHPVGSQVEGEVKNKTEFGLFIGLEGDVDGMVHLSDLDWTRPGEQVIEEYNRGDMVKAQVLDVDIEKERISLGIKQLARDTVGEAATSGELRKNAVVTCEVIGVKDGGLEVRLVDSGIETFIKRSDLSRDRDEQRPERFTVGQKVDARVIAFDKKTRKLQVSIKALEIAEEKEAVAQYGSTDSGASLGDILGAALKKQGN comes from the coding sequence ATGTCAGCTGCAAATCCCACTCGCGATGATTTCGCGAGCCTGCTCGAAGAATCTTTTACCGCCGGCCATTCCGGCGAAGGCCAGGTCGTCAAGGGCATCATCACCGCCATTGAAAAAGACATGGCTATCATCGACGTCGGCCTCAAGGTCGAAGGCCGCGTGCCGCTGAAGGAATTCGGCGTCAAGGGCAAGGACACCACCCTCAAGGTCGGTGACACCGTCGAAGTCTATGTCGAGCGCATCGAGAACGCGCTTGGCGAAGCGATGCTTTCGCGTGAAAAGGCCCGCCGCGAAGAGAGCTGGGTCCGTCTCGAGGAGAAGTTCACCAAGGGTGAGCGCGTCGAAGGCGTCATCTTCAACCAGGTCAAGGGCGGCTTCACCGTCGACCTCGACGGCGCCGTGGCCTTCCTGCCGCGCAGCCAGGTCGATATCCGCCCGATCCGCGATGTCTCCCCGCTGATGCACAACCCGCAGCCCTTCGAGATCCTCAAGATGGATCGCCGCCGCGGCAACATCGTGGTGTCGCGCCGCACCGTGCTCGAGGAGAGCCGCGCCGAACAGCGTTCGGAAATCGTGCAGAACCTCGAAGAAGGCCAGGTTGTCGAAGGCGTCGTCAAGAACATCACCGATTACGGTGCGTTCGTCGACCTCGGCGGCATCGACGGCCTGCTGCATGTCACCGACATGGCCTGGCGCCGCGTCAACCATCCGACCGAAATCCTCAACATCGGTCAGACGGTCAAGGTGCAGATCATCCGCATCAACCAGGAAACCCACCGCATCTCGCTCGGCATGAAGCAGCTCGAGAGCGATCCGTGGTCCGAGATCGGCACCAAGTTCCCGATCGGCAAGAAGATCAAGGGTACCGTCACCAACATCACCGACTACGGCGCGTTCGTCGAGCTGGAGCCGGGCATCGAAGGCCTCATCCACGTTTCGGAAATGTCGTGGACCAAGAAGAACGTGCATCCCGGCAAGATCCTGTCGACGACCCAGGAAGTCGACGTTGTCGTGCTCGAGGTCGATCCGGCCAAGCGTCGCATCTCGCTCGGCCTCAAGCAGACGCTGGAAAATCCGTGGGAAGCGTTCGCGCGCAGCCACCCGGTCGGCAGCCAGGTCGAGGGCGAGGTCAAGAACAAGACCGAGTTCGGCCTGTTCATCGGCCTCGAAGGCGACGTGGACGGCATGGTGCACCTCTCCGACCTCGACTGGACCCGTCCGGGCGAGCAGGTCATCGAAGAGTACAATCGCGGCGACATGGTCAAGGCGCAGGTGCTCGACGTCGACATCGAGAAGGAGCGCATCTCGCTCGGCATCAAGCAGCTGGCCCGCGACACGGTCGGCGAAGCGGCGACTTCGGGCGAACTGCGCAAGAACGCCGTCGTCACCTGCGAAGTCATCGGCGTCAAGGATGGCGGTCTGGAAGTGCGGCTGGTCGACAGCGGCATCGAGACCTTCATCAAGCGCTCCGACCTGAGCCGTGACCGCGACGAGCAGCGCCCCGAGCGCTTCACCGTCGGCCAGAAGGTCGATGCCCGCGTCATCGCCTTCGACAAGAAGACCCGCAAGCTGCAGGTCTCGATCAAGGCGCTGGAAATCGCCGAAGAGAAGGAAGCGGTCGCCCAGTACGGCTCGACCGACTCCGGCGCTTCGCTGGGCGATATCCTGGGTGCCGCGCTGAAGAAGCAGGGCAACTAA
- a CDS encoding complex I NDUFA9 subunit family protein, with protein MTEILQTPKLVVVFGGSGFVGRHVVRALAKRGYRIRVACRRPDLAGHLQPLGNVGQIQPVQANVRVRWSVDRAVQGADHVVNLVAILHETGRQKFNTVHDFGARAVAEAARSVGAGLTHISALGADLGSESDYARTKALGEKAVLETIADAVIFRPSINFGPEDSFFNRFANMARYSPALPLIGGGQTKFQPVYVGDVAEAVARSVDGKIGGGQIYELGGPNVLTFKECMEELLTVIERKRLLVPVPWWVANIQASILGLLPNPLLTKDQVMQLREHNIVSEAAAKANRTLAGLGIQPQSIATILPSYLWRFRAAGQFQQRKPAA; from the coding sequence ATGACCGAAATCCTGCAGACCCCAAAGCTCGTCGTCGTCTTTGGCGGTTCTGGCTTTGTCGGCCGCCATGTCGTACGCGCGCTGGCCAAGCGCGGCTACCGCATCCGAGTCGCCTGCCGGCGGCCCGACCTTGCCGGCCATCTGCAGCCGCTCGGCAATGTCGGCCAGATCCAGCCGGTGCAAGCCAATGTGCGCGTGCGCTGGTCGGTCGACCGCGCCGTGCAGGGCGCTGACCATGTCGTCAATCTCGTCGCCATCCTGCATGAGACCGGCCGGCAGAAATTCAACACCGTGCACGACTTCGGCGCCCGCGCCGTGGCCGAGGCAGCGCGCTCGGTTGGCGCCGGGCTCACCCATATTTCAGCACTTGGCGCCGATCTGGGCTCCGAATCGGATTACGCGCGCACCAAGGCGCTTGGCGAGAAGGCCGTTCTGGAGACGATCGCCGATGCCGTGATCTTTCGGCCGTCGATCAATTTCGGACCGGAAGACAGCTTCTTCAACCGCTTCGCCAACATGGCGCGCTATTCGCCAGCGCTGCCGCTGATCGGTGGCGGCCAGACCAAGTTCCAGCCGGTCTATGTCGGCGACGTCGCCGAAGCGGTGGCGCGCTCGGTCGACGGCAAGATCGGTGGCGGCCAGATCTACGAGCTCGGCGGCCCCAATGTGCTCACCTTCAAGGAGTGCATGGAAGAGCTGCTCACCGTGATCGAGCGCAAGCGCCTCTTGGTTCCGGTGCCGTGGTGGGTGGCCAACATCCAGGCCTCGATCCTCGGCCTGTTGCCCAATCCGCTGCTGACCAAGGACCAGGTGATGCAGCTGCGCGAGCACAACATCGTTTCGGAAGCCGCCGCCAAGGCCAACCGGACACTTGCCGGGCTTGGCATCCAGCCGCAATCGATCGCGACGATCCTGCCGAGCTACCTCTGGCGCTTCCGCGCCGCCGGCCAGTTCCAGCAGCGCAAGCCCGCGGCATAA
- a CDS encoding TetR family transcriptional regulator C-terminal domain-containing protein: MNAPTRRRFRREGEERRRQDLIEATLDSVAEHGLQGATLRTIALRAGVTAGLIRHYFPGKEELLQEAYAALMDRMTEQAKAALVMEDASPRQRLAAFVTANLNVPIIDARVFSLWATFIGRAGADPSLARAHREGYLGFRNEVEAVVTEVLAAERRTPDASQLRHHAIAINAIIDGLWIEGCLAGEMFSPGELAAIGIKTVEAELGLAPLKQFQEK, from the coding sequence ATGAATGCGCCAACCCGCCGCAGGTTCCGCCGCGAGGGCGAAGAGCGGCGGCGGCAGGATCTGATCGAGGCCACTCTGGACAGCGTGGCGGAACATGGCCTGCAGGGCGCCACCTTGCGCACCATCGCATTGCGTGCCGGCGTCACCGCCGGGCTGATCCGGCACTATTTCCCCGGCAAGGAAGAACTGCTGCAGGAAGCCTATGCGGCGCTCATGGACCGCATGACCGAGCAGGCGAAAGCGGCGTTGGTCATGGAAGATGCCTCACCGCGCCAGCGCCTTGCGGCTTTCGTCACCGCCAACCTCAACGTGCCGATCATCGACGCGCGGGTGTTTTCACTCTGGGCAACCTTCATCGGCCGTGCCGGTGCGGATCCGAGCCTGGCTCGCGCCCACCGCGAAGGCTACCTTGGCTTTCGCAATGAGGTGGAAGCGGTTGTGACCGAGGTGCTTGCCGCCGAACGGCGCACGCCGGACGCAAGCCAATTGCGCCACCATGCCATCGCGATCAATGCGATCATCGACGGACTCTGGATTGAAGGCTGCCTGGCCGGCGAGATGTTCTCGCCCGGCGAATTGGCGGCGATTGGCATCAAGACTGTCGAGGCCGAACTAGGCCTCGCGCCGCTAAAGCAATTCCAGGAAAAGTGA
- a CDS encoding DoxX family protein: MSVTTDASRGRLIIPALGRLYSSLHDAGETVLRVVAGAFLTIHGSQKITDPFGAADMVEGLGFYPGAFWSLLLACTEFFGGIFIAIGFLTRPAAFAGLFVLLVTVWFHWVTMGQGFSGAEKSLLWAAILLFFVIRGGNRHSVDARIGKAF, translated from the coding sequence ATGTCCGTAACCACCGACGCTTCCCGCGGCAGACTGATCATTCCGGCGCTCGGCCGCCTGTATTCGTCGCTGCATGACGCCGGCGAAACTGTGCTGCGCGTCGTCGCCGGCGCGTTCCTCACCATCCATGGCTCGCAGAAGATCACGGATCCCTTCGGCGCCGCCGACATGGTCGAAGGCCTCGGCTTCTATCCCGGCGCCTTCTGGTCGTTGCTTTTGGCCTGCACCGAGTTTTTCGGCGGCATTTTCATCGCCATCGGGTTTTTGACGCGCCCGGCCGCTTTTGCCGGCCTGTTCGTGCTGCTGGTGACCGTCTGGTTCCATTGGGTCACCATGGGCCAGGGTTTTTCGGGCGCCGAAAAGTCGCTTTTGTGGGCCGCGATCCTGCTCTTCTTCGTCATTCGCGGCGGCAACCGTCACTCGGTCGACGCCCGCATCGGCAAGGCGTTCTAA
- a CDS encoding ABC transporter ATP-binding protein has translation MSAVEAAAVQSGKAQDGAAEAIHVENLHKKFGQLHVLKGVSLSARDGEVIAIIGGSGSGKSTLLRCINCLENPTSGIIRVNGEEIKLRADSHGHTVPADRRQIERIRSKLGMVFQNFNLWSHMTLIENVIEVPVHVLGVKRDEAIVQAEKLLVRVGLAEKRDVYPAYLSGGQQQRAAIARALAINPRVMLFDEPTSALDPELVGEVLKVIGDLAREGRTMVLVTHEMKFAREVATHVVYLYNGLVEEEGPPEQIFGAPKSERLKQFIRNIG, from the coding sequence GTGAGCGCGGTGGAGGCTGCCGCAGTCCAATCCGGCAAGGCGCAGGACGGCGCCGCCGAAGCCATCCATGTCGAAAACCTGCACAAGAAATTCGGCCAGTTGCATGTGCTGAAGGGCGTGTCGCTGTCGGCGCGCGATGGCGAGGTGATCGCCATCATCGGCGGCTCGGGCTCGGGCAAATCGACGCTGCTGCGCTGCATCAACTGCCTGGAAAATCCGACCAGCGGCATCATCCGCGTCAATGGCGAGGAGATCAAGCTCAGGGCGGACAGCCATGGCCACACCGTTCCGGCCGACCGCAGGCAGATCGAGCGCATCCGCTCCAAGCTCGGCATGGTGTTCCAGAATTTCAACCTGTGGAGTCACATGACGCTGATCGAAAACGTCATCGAGGTTCCCGTGCATGTGCTCGGCGTCAAGCGCGACGAGGCGATCGTCCAGGCCGAAAAGCTGCTTGTGCGCGTCGGGCTTGCCGAAAAACGCGACGTCTATCCCGCCTATCTGTCGGGCGGCCAGCAGCAGCGCGCCGCGATCGCCCGCGCGCTTGCCATCAATCCGCGCGTCATGCTGTTCGACGAGCCGACCTCGGCGCTCGACCCCGAACTGGTCGGCGAGGTGCTGAAGGTGATCGGCGATCTGGCGCGCGAAGGCCGCACCATGGTGCTGGTCACCCATGAGATGAAGTTTGCCCGCGAGGTCGCGACCCACGTCGTCTATCTCTACAACGGGCTGGTCGAGGAAGAAGGCCCGCCGGAGCAGATCTTCGGCGCACCGAAATCCGAAAGGCTCAAGCAGTTCATCCGCAACATCGGCTAG
- a CDS encoding ABC transporter permease, translating into MAGEAAIINTAARASLWLQPHRIVLILIALGLVLSAAFFMRWDWLPQYWEMGLMGIWRALWILAVTCALGFLIAVPVGLAQAAGSTWVAAPAKVFCTIIRGTPLLLQLWLLYYGLGSLFPQYPWIRDSWMWPYLRQAWPYGVLALTLSFAGYEGEVMRGAFAGVPKGQLEAARAFGMSRWKIFRRIWLPQAFYRALPTLTGETVLQLKSTPLVATISVIDIFAVAGKVRQDTYLTYEPLLLLALIYMAITGILVLALSRIEARIPVKVG; encoded by the coding sequence ATGGCGGGCGAAGCAGCCATCATCAACACGGCGGCGCGCGCCTCGCTCTGGCTGCAGCCGCATCGCATCGTCCTCATCCTGATCGCGCTCGGGCTGGTGCTGTCGGCCGCCTTTTTCATGCGCTGGGACTGGCTGCCGCAATATTGGGAAATGGGCCTGATGGGCATCTGGCGCGCCCTGTGGATCCTGGCCGTCACCTGCGCGCTCGGCTTCCTGATCGCCGTGCCGGTCGGGCTGGCGCAGGCCGCCGGTTCAACCTGGGTTGCGGCACCGGCGAAAGTCTTCTGCACCATCATCCGCGGTACGCCGCTGCTGTTGCAACTGTGGCTGCTCTATTACGGGCTGGGCTCGCTGTTTCCGCAATATCCATGGATCCGCGACTCCTGGATGTGGCCCTATCTCAGACAGGCCTGGCCGTATGGCGTTCTGGCACTGACCCTGTCCTTCGCCGGTTACGAGGGCGAAGTGATGCGCGGCGCCTTTGCCGGCGTGCCCAAGGGACAGCTGGAGGCCGCCCGCGCCTTCGGCATGAGCCGCTGGAAGATCTTCCGGCGCATCTGGCTGCCGCAGGCCTTCTACCGGGCGCTGCCGACGCTGACCGGCGAGACCGTGTTGCAGTTGAAGTCGACGCCGCTGGTGGCGACGATCAGCGTGATCGACATCTTCGCCGTCGCCGGCAAGGTGCGGCAGGACACCTACCTCACCTACGAGCCCTTGCTGCTGCTGGCGTTGATCTATATGGCGATCACCGGCATTCTGGTCCTGGCCCTCAGCCGGATCGAGGCGCGGATTCCGGTCAAGGTCGGCTAG
- a CDS encoding dimethylarginine dimethylaminohydrolase family protein translates to MSAFGSQSMAAPLRRVLMRSAANAMRNADRAAWHYGPGFNPAKAASQHALLAELVAASGAEIEWIEDKADGLSDSVFTHDPSLMTDRGALILSMGKPLRASEPSLHEETYTRLGIPILGRVEAPGQVEGGDCVWLDARTLVIGRGVRSNQEGIQQVSSLLTPLGVSVYGFDLPLWQGEEACLHLMSVISPLADDLALVYSPLLPAPFYQMLKARNIRLVEGDADEFAASNGLSLNVLPTSPHKVIAVAGFPKTKAAMEAAGCTVEIFEADALCIACEGGPTCLTRPILRQ, encoded by the coding sequence ATGAGCGCTTTCGGATCACAGTCCATGGCGGCGCCGCTGCGACGCGTGCTGATGCGGTCGGCGGCCAATGCCATGCGCAACGCCGACAGAGCTGCCTGGCACTATGGCCCAGGATTCAATCCGGCGAAAGCAGCATCGCAGCATGCGCTCCTTGCTGAACTGGTGGCGGCTTCCGGTGCCGAAATCGAATGGATCGAGGACAAGGCCGATGGCCTTTCGGATTCGGTGTTCACGCACGACCCGTCGCTGATGACCGACCGCGGCGCGCTGATTCTGTCCATGGGCAAGCCTTTGCGCGCCAGCGAGCCCTCGCTGCATGAGGAAACCTACACAAGGCTGGGCATTCCGATCCTCGGTCGCGTCGAGGCGCCTGGCCAGGTCGAAGGCGGTGATTGTGTCTGGCTGGACGCCCGCACGCTGGTGATCGGGCGCGGTGTCCGCTCCAACCAGGAAGGCATCCAGCAGGTCTCCAGCCTGCTGACGCCGCTGGGCGTTTCCGTCTACGGCTTTGACCTGCCGCTATGGCAGGGCGAAGAGGCATGCCTGCATCTGATGTCGGTGATCAGCCCGCTGGCCGACGACCTCGCTTTGGTCTATTCGCCGCTTTTGCCGGCCCCGTTCTATCAGATGCTGAAAGCGCGCAACATCCGGCTGGTCGAAGGCGACGCCGACGAGTTCGCGGCTTCCAACGGCCTCAGCCTGAATGTGCTGCCGACCAGCCCACACAAGGTCATTGCCGTTGCGGGCTTTCCAAAAACCAAGGCCGCGATGGAAGCCGCCGGCTGCACGGTCGAAATCTTCGAGGCGGATGCGCTCTGCATCGCCTGCGAGGGTGGGCCGACATGCCTGACGCGGCCGATCCTGCGCCAATGA
- a CDS encoding Ldh family oxidoreductase — MQLSLDQARGLCRMAALGAGANEEAAQSLTASIIAAEAEGLSTVGLSHFIDYLEALEAGRIDGNADPVITRPALAVYLSDARGGLAHTGFDRTIDDLAKAAKLFGVAIFSQKNAYTCGALGYFTGRLAAQGLVSFAATNGPAVLAGSGSIKPVYCTNPMSFAAPAADGAPLVIDQSSSATAFVNIRKAAEDGKKIPEGWALDASGNPTTDPAAAMKGAMLAFGGQRGANIALMVEVLAAGISGANWSLDAPWFSGGPDSPGTGLFVLAIEPKLLDPDFEQRMKDQLDRLRRRYGVHVPGRARAEAAEKAQARGITAPKAVVQRISEFAERYSA, encoded by the coding sequence ATGCAACTCAGTCTCGACCAGGCAAGAGGACTGTGCCGGATGGCGGCACTCGGCGCCGGCGCCAATGAGGAGGCGGCGCAATCGCTCACCGCCTCGATCATCGCCGCGGAGGCGGAAGGGCTTTCGACCGTCGGCCTGTCACATTTCATCGATTATCTCGAAGCGCTGGAAGCCGGGCGCATCGACGGCAATGCCGATCCGGTGATCACCAGGCCGGCGCTGGCGGTCTATCTCTCCGACGCACGCGGCGGACTGGCACATACCGGCTTCGACCGGACGATCGACGATCTTGCCAAGGCGGCAAAACTGTTCGGCGTCGCCATCTTCTCGCAGAAAAACGCCTATACATGCGGCGCGCTCGGCTATTTCACCGGCAGGCTGGCCGCACAAGGGCTGGTGTCGTTCGCCGCGACCAACGGCCCGGCGGTGCTTGCCGGCTCGGGCTCGATCAAGCCGGTCTATTGCACCAACCCGATGTCGTTTGCCGCGCCTGCCGCCGACGGCGCGCCGCTGGTCATCGACCAGTCATCGAGCGCCACCGCCTTCGTCAACATCCGCAAGGCGGCCGAGGACGGCAAGAAGATCCCCGAAGGCTGGGCGCTGGACGCCAGCGGCAATCCGACCACCGACCCGGCCGCCGCCATGAAGGGCGCCATGCTTGCCTTTGGCGGCCAGCGCGGCGCCAACATCGCGCTGATGGTCGAAGTGCTGGCGGCGGGCATTTCCGGGGCCAACTGGTCGCTCGATGCGCCCTGGTTCAGCGGCGGGCCGGACAGCCCCGGGACCGGCCTGTTCGTGCTGGCCATCGAGCCCAAGCTGCTCGACCCGGATTTCGAGCAGCGGATGAAGGACCAGCTCGACCGCTTGCGCCGCCGCTATGGCGTGCATGTGCCGGGCCGTGCGCGGGCGGAAGCTGCCGAGAAGGCGCAGGCGCGCGGCATCACCGCGCCCAAGGCGGTGGTGCAGCGCATTTCCGAATTCGCCGAGCGCTATTCGGCCTGA
- a CDS encoding ABC transporter permease, with protein sequence MLGLLHSLEIAVGATIVGLAIGVCGAYGKLYGGPVVRDLLAVYTTVVRAVPELVLILLLYYAGTDLINQVLTAIGYQRVDISGLVAGIAVLGFCQGAYSTEVMRGAILAIPQGQIEAARAFGMSPGLLLRRITLPAMLPFAIPGLANLWLIATKDTALLAVVGFFELTLATRQAAGVTKAYLIFYLAAGVLYLAVTLFSNFLLGRAEKWARRGMPSIKEAR encoded by the coding sequence ATGCTCGGGCTGCTGCATTCGCTGGAGATTGCCGTCGGCGCCACGATCGTCGGCCTTGCCATCGGGGTCTGCGGTGCCTATGGCAAGCTTTACGGCGGACCGGTCGTGCGCGACCTGCTCGCGGTCTACACCACCGTGGTGCGCGCCGTGCCGGAACTGGTGCTGATCCTGCTGCTCTATTATGCCGGCACCGACCTGATAAACCAGGTGCTGACCGCGATCGGTTACCAGCGTGTCGATATTAGCGGGCTGGTGGCCGGCATAGCCGTGCTCGGCTTCTGCCAGGGCGCCTATTCGACGGAGGTCATGCGCGGCGCGATCCTCGCCATCCCGCAGGGCCAGATCGAAGCCGCCCGCGCCTTCGGCATGTCTCCCGGCCTTCTCCTGCGGCGCATCACGCTGCCGGCGATGCTGCCCTTTGCCATTCCAGGTCTCGCCAATCTGTGGCTGATCGCGACCAAGGACACCGCGCTGCTGGCCGTCGTCGGCTTCTTCGAACTGACGCTGGCGACACGGCAGGCGGCAGGCGTCACCAAGGCCTATCTGATATTCTATCTCGCCGCCGGCGTGCTCTATCTCGCGGTTACGTTGTTTTCGAACTTCCTGCTTGGCCGCGCCGAGAAATGGGCGCGGCGCGGCATGCCTTCGATCAAGGAGGCACGCTGA